The following coding sequences lie in one Thalassoglobus polymorphus genomic window:
- a CDS encoding glutathione peroxidase, with protein sequence MKHLLPLITVGAIFGSLFVGTQSVLAEKAKKTVLDQEVKSLEGKKVDLSEYKGKVVMVVNVASRCGATPQYAALQDLYETFKDDGLVVIGFPCNQFGKQEPGTADDIREFCTANYGVSFPMMSKIDVNGENASPVYKQLTAAETKPKKAGPIGWNFEKFLIGRNGEVVARYATSTQPDEKEVVDAIQAELKKK encoded by the coding sequence ATGAAACACTTACTACCACTCATTACTGTTGGTGCGATCTTTGGTTCTTTGTTTGTAGGAACTCAATCTGTCTTAGCAGAGAAGGCGAAGAAAACTGTGCTTGATCAAGAAGTGAAGTCGCTTGAAGGAAAAAAAGTCGACCTTTCAGAGTACAAAGGGAAAGTTGTGATGGTGGTCAATGTCGCAAGCCGATGTGGCGCGACTCCACAATACGCAGCCCTGCAAGACTTGTACGAAACTTTCAAGGACGACGGTTTGGTTGTGATTGGATTTCCTTGCAACCAATTTGGAAAACAGGAACCGGGCACGGCTGACGACATTCGTGAATTCTGCACTGCGAATTACGGCGTCAGCTTTCCGATGATGTCAAAGATTGATGTCAACGGTGAGAATGCATCGCCTGTCTACAAGCAGTTGACAGCAGCAGAAACCAAGCCCAAGAAAGCTGGTCCCATCGGTTGGAACTTCGAAAAATTCCTCATTGGCCGAAACGGTGAAGTTGTCGCTCGCTACGCAACATCAACTCAACCCGATGAAAAAGAAGTTGTCGATGCGATTCAAGCAGAACTCAAGAAGAAATAA
- the cobA gene encoding uroporphyrinogen-III C-methyltransferase: MKFKRMTPLGKVYLVGAGPGDPGLLTLKGKRCLEEADLVLYDGLVNPLLLRHTKATAERTSRADANGKRTLNQAEINDRLVAAGLEGKIVVRLKGGDPFIFGRGSEEAKALAEAGVPFEVIPGITAATAASEYAGISLTHREKASAVAFITGHEDPEKPELMLKYSELAKFPGTLVFYMGLHRLPAISASLIENGMPSETRVAVISRGSTPLQKTVTGALSEIHSLVKAAELRPPSLIIVGDCVTQRDEINWFETLPLAGMTIGITRPVQQADNALEIAHLFGARPILMPTMEIHPVKDWTKVDRAIESIQEYDWIILTSVNGVDAFLNRIWELGKDSRILAHAKIACIGPATAERLESYSLRADVIPEVYRGEELAYALREHVAGKKVLWARANRGREVLPEILRSVGADFESLVVYEHHEISQLDEVAIHALTNGEVDWIALSSPTIARRVAEQLAELDLAKSPKFAVISPVTEAAAIEAGLTVSAVATVHTWEGLFECIRNST, encoded by the coding sequence GTGAAATTCAAACGCATGACACCGCTTGGTAAGGTTTATTTAGTCGGGGCGGGGCCAGGTGATCCTGGTCTGCTCACATTGAAAGGGAAACGTTGTCTCGAAGAGGCAGACCTTGTCCTTTACGATGGCCTTGTCAATCCGCTCTTGCTCCGACATACAAAAGCGACAGCGGAGAGAACCAGCCGAGCAGATGCCAACGGGAAACGTACGCTCAACCAAGCAGAGATTAACGACCGACTGGTGGCTGCCGGACTGGAAGGGAAGATCGTGGTTCGCCTGAAAGGGGGCGATCCTTTTATCTTCGGACGTGGCAGCGAAGAAGCCAAAGCTCTCGCAGAAGCTGGTGTCCCTTTCGAAGTCATTCCCGGCATCACCGCGGCGACTGCTGCCTCGGAATATGCAGGGATTTCACTGACTCACCGCGAGAAAGCCTCAGCCGTCGCTTTTATCACCGGGCATGAAGATCCTGAAAAACCGGAGTTGATGCTCAAGTACAGTGAGCTGGCGAAGTTTCCGGGGACCTTGGTCTTCTACATGGGATTGCATCGCCTGCCTGCGATCTCCGCTTCGTTGATCGAAAATGGGATGCCAAGCGAAACCCGTGTCGCTGTCATCTCACGAGGTAGTACGCCATTGCAGAAGACAGTCACGGGGGCACTCTCGGAAATCCACAGCCTCGTCAAAGCTGCTGAGTTGCGACCGCCATCTTTAATCATCGTCGGCGATTGTGTGACTCAGCGAGATGAGATCAACTGGTTTGAAACTCTTCCATTAGCTGGGATGACGATCGGAATTACTCGACCGGTTCAACAAGCTGACAATGCTCTTGAAATCGCTCACTTATTCGGCGCGCGTCCAATTCTGATGCCAACTATGGAGATTCATCCAGTTAAAGATTGGACAAAGGTTGATAGAGCGATTGAGTCAATTCAAGAGTACGATTGGATCATTTTGACCAGCGTCAATGGTGTCGATGCCTTTCTCAACCGCATCTGGGAACTCGGGAAGGATAGTCGGATTCTGGCACATGCAAAAATTGCTTGCATCGGACCTGCGACGGCGGAGAGGCTCGAATCATATTCGCTTCGCGCGGATGTAATTCCTGAAGTCTACCGAGGTGAAGAGTTGGCCTATGCACTTCGAGAACATGTTGCAGGCAAAAAAGTGCTCTGGGCACGCGCGAATCGTGGTCGCGAAGTTCTTCCGGAAATTCTCCGCTCCGTTGGAGCCGACTTCGAGAGTCTCGTTGTCTATGAGCATCATGAAATTTCGCAACTCGACGAAGTTGCAATTCATGCATTGACCAACGGCGAAGTTGATTGGATTGCTCTGAGCAGTCCCACTATCGCACGTCGTGTTGCTGAGCAACTTGCAGAACTTGACCTCGCAAAGTCCCCCAAATTTGCTGTCATCAGCCCGGTGACGGAGGCGGCAGCAATTGAGGCTGGGCTAACAGTCTCCGCTGTGGCAACTGTTCACACTTGGGAAGGGCTCTTCGAATGTATCAGGAATTCGACTTAG
- a CDS encoding VOC family protein: protein MVTFRLHEVILYVQDMGRQVSFYRDFLRLPVLFPADLSNVEELDWVTFDTGACKLALHSGGKCDFGIDAPKFVLSVDDLEEWHSRLSSVAVNVDKIRSPALGIRLFDAMDFEGNRFSIESVQ from the coding sequence ATGGTCACTTTTCGACTGCATGAGGTGATTCTGTATGTTCAGGATATGGGCCGGCAAGTCTCGTTTTATCGTGATTTCCTGCGGCTGCCGGTTCTATTTCCTGCCGATCTCTCCAATGTTGAGGAGCTGGATTGGGTGACTTTTGATACAGGTGCCTGCAAATTGGCTTTGCACTCAGGGGGAAAATGCGACTTCGGTATCGATGCCCCGAAATTTGTACTTTCGGTTGATGATCTGGAGGAATGGCATTCAAGGTTATCCTCCGTGGCTGTCAACGTGGATAAAATTCGTTCTCCCGCACTTGGAATTCGTCTCTTTGATGCCATGGACTTTGAGGGGAATCGATTCTCTATAGAATCGGTTCAATAA
- a CDS encoding sugar phosphate isomerase/epimerase family protein, with product MKYGLNLLLWTSSVDEAIFPTLDKIKEWGYDGVELPVFEMDEAAYKKIGTKLDELEFGRTAVTVCTPEENPISEDAAIREAGINRLKKAIDMCAASGCTHLLGPIHSALGQFVGRGRTDEEWKWGQESLAKAADYAQANDVTLVVEYLNRFECYFLNCAEDTARFTREVNHPNLKMMYDTFHANIEEKSPSAAIKACADQLVHVHISENDRSTPGEGGVNWDENWAALKEVNYDGWLMIEAFGLALPELAAATCIWRRMFPTEEHLAKEGLKFMKSRMEG from the coding sequence ATGAAATACGGATTAAACTTGTTACTTTGGACGTCCAGCGTGGACGAAGCCATTTTCCCGACTCTCGATAAGATCAAGGAGTGGGGATACGATGGTGTCGAGTTGCCGGTTTTCGAGATGGATGAAGCGGCTTACAAGAAGATCGGGACGAAACTCGACGAGTTGGAATTCGGACGAACAGCTGTGACAGTTTGTACTCCCGAAGAGAATCCAATTTCTGAAGACGCTGCCATTCGAGAAGCTGGTATCAATCGACTCAAGAAGGCCATCGACATGTGTGCAGCTTCGGGCTGTACACATTTGCTCGGACCGATTCACTCTGCTCTTGGGCAATTTGTTGGACGTGGTCGAACTGACGAAGAATGGAAATGGGGACAGGAATCGCTCGCCAAAGCTGCTGATTATGCACAGGCAAATGATGTCACTTTGGTTGTTGAATATCTCAACCGCTTTGAGTGCTACTTCCTGAACTGTGCGGAAGATACCGCGCGATTCACTCGTGAAGTGAATCATCCAAACCTTAAAATGATGTACGACACATTCCACGCGAATATCGAAGAGAAATCTCCGTCAGCAGCGATCAAAGCTTGTGCCGATCAGTTGGTTCATGTTCACATCTCTGAAAATGATCGGTCCACTCCGGGTGAAGGGGGAGTGAACTGGGATGAAAACTGGGCGGCGTTGAAAGAAGTCAACTACGATGGTTGGCTGATGATTGAAGCCTTCGGTCTGGCACTTCCTGAACTGGCTGCCGCCACCTGCATCTGGCGACGAATGTTCCCAACTGAAGAACACCTCGCCAAAGAAGGCTTGAAGTTTATGAAGTCACGCATGGAAGGATGA
- a CDS encoding DUF1501 domain-containing protein — protein MSFPNATRRAFLSEMGLGFGSIALASMLQNESRATEAMSEKLSHIAPKAKSVIWLFMIGGTSHMESFDPKPMLNKYAGKTVEETPFKDVLNSPFLENERVVAFDPNNGFIRNELYPLQIGFQKRGESGLEISDWWPHVGESADDLCLVRSMWTEDSNHGAQLQFHTGRHRIDGFFPTIGSWANYGLGSLNENLPQFVVMGTPIADCCGGMEAHRANYLGPQYDGVPLKIDPNDPLPFAKPPQGVYQEEQAGEFDLLRKLNGITAEQYPDDESIRARMKSYELAFRMQTAVPDVVRFDEETEETQKLYGLPQKETKDFGQKMLTARRLVERGVRFVQVYHGSNGGAGSWDSHKSLKSSHSRLSKQVDQPIGALLKDLKQRGLLDETLVVWGSEFGRTPGSQHSDGRDHHPYGFTVWMAGGGIKGGIAHGKTDEIGFHAVEDRHYITDLHATVLHQLGLNSKELTIPGRQRLEKDFGHVIHEVIS, from the coding sequence ATGAGTTTTCCGAACGCAACACGACGGGCATTTCTCTCCGAGATGGGCCTCGGATTTGGAAGCATCGCATTGGCCAGTATGCTTCAGAATGAGTCACGAGCTACGGAGGCGATGTCAGAGAAGCTTTCGCATATTGCGCCGAAAGCAAAGAGCGTGATCTGGCTGTTCATGATCGGTGGGACGAGCCACATGGAATCGTTCGATCCGAAACCGATGCTGAATAAGTATGCCGGAAAAACCGTCGAAGAAACTCCATTCAAAGATGTCCTGAATTCCCCCTTCCTGGAAAACGAACGGGTCGTCGCCTTTGATCCGAACAATGGATTCATTCGAAATGAATTGTATCCGCTGCAAATCGGTTTTCAGAAACGAGGTGAAAGCGGTTTAGAAATCAGCGACTGGTGGCCGCACGTTGGGGAGTCTGCCGATGATCTTTGCCTCGTCCGATCAATGTGGACTGAAGACAGCAATCACGGTGCTCAGTTACAGTTCCATACGGGGCGACATCGCATCGACGGATTCTTTCCGACAATTGGATCTTGGGCAAATTACGGACTCGGCTCGCTGAATGAAAACCTGCCGCAGTTTGTGGTGATGGGGACACCGATCGCAGATTGCTGCGGCGGGATGGAAGCACATCGTGCGAACTATCTCGGTCCGCAATACGATGGTGTTCCACTGAAAATTGATCCGAACGATCCACTCCCCTTCGCGAAACCGCCTCAAGGTGTTTACCAAGAGGAGCAGGCTGGCGAATTCGACTTGCTTCGCAAACTCAATGGCATCACCGCCGAGCAGTATCCGGACGATGAATCGATCCGAGCGAGAATGAAGTCCTACGAACTCGCATTCCGCATGCAAACGGCAGTCCCGGACGTCGTTCGGTTCGACGAAGAAACAGAAGAAACACAAAAGCTGTATGGGCTTCCTCAAAAAGAGACAAAAGATTTCGGTCAGAAAATGCTGACAGCCCGCAGGCTTGTCGAACGTGGCGTCCGGTTTGTGCAAGTCTATCATGGCAGCAACGGCGGAGCTGGAAGCTGGGACTCACACAAAAGTCTCAAGTCGAGTCATTCCCGGTTATCGAAACAGGTCGACCAACCGATCGGAGCTTTGCTGAAAGATCTGAAACAACGTGGCCTCCTCGATGAAACGCTTGTCGTCTGGGGAAGCGAATTCGGACGTACGCCTGGGTCGCAACACTCTGACGGACGTGACCATCATCCTTATGGATTCACTGTCTGGATGGCCGGCGGAGGAATCAAAGGTGGGATCGCTCACGGCAAGACGGACGAAATCGGCTTTCACGCAGTCGAAGACCGTCACTATATCACTGACTTACACGCCACAGTTCTGCATCAACTCGGGTTGAACTCGAAAGAACTGACCATTCCGGGTCGCCAACGGCTGGAGAAAGATTTCGGACATGTCATTCACGAGGTCATTTCGTAA
- a CDS encoding peroxiredoxin family protein, with amino-acid sequence MPRLLLFALAINLFFSHVASAQIQYRGLLEQTERNSPSVPVKEFQLNCFPVSEDSQTFFYQVEESRPALPWIERIGTVTATDDLLASNGIALGYRHLDRGYVLPVALPFFPQHDQLEKGASWKDSQGEFEVQGEKTIDGHPCWDVRATTGIARHHKLYVRKDSPLIQSGTQTVFMGPGDRFQIQFQIESEDKKIDITAVSKHLLDLKNSVKRQEHDRFQPLTNEQVKSIAPKAAELLAVAKETPLEKFAKEVNENLDTLMSRQDRIDGLADAMIGKPIPKFTLKNLKSGEIPSSSFAGKTTVLHFWDYANPTLEQPYGQVGYLDFIHNRWAGKNVQVYGVAINSELNDPQTQAKAIRNINRLQQFMRLSYELTFDGGAALNSFGNPTRVGESLPLWVVISPDGTVNHYQTGFYEVDNRVGLKPLDDAIEASQK; translated from the coding sequence ATGCCTCGCCTGCTCCTCTTCGCCTTAGCGATCAATCTTTTCTTCAGCCACGTGGCATCCGCACAGATTCAGTATCGCGGTCTTTTGGAACAAACGGAACGCAACAGCCCGAGCGTCCCAGTGAAAGAATTCCAACTGAACTGTTTTCCTGTAAGTGAAGATTCACAGACTTTCTTTTATCAGGTTGAGGAAAGCCGCCCCGCTTTGCCCTGGATTGAACGAATCGGAACAGTGACAGCGACAGACGATTTACTTGCGTCGAATGGAATCGCACTCGGCTATCGGCATTTAGACCGTGGATACGTCCTGCCGGTTGCACTCCCCTTCTTTCCACAACATGACCAACTTGAGAAAGGTGCAAGCTGGAAGGATAGTCAGGGCGAATTCGAAGTACAGGGAGAGAAAACCATCGACGGGCATCCCTGTTGGGACGTGAGAGCAACAACAGGAATTGCGAGACATCACAAGTTGTATGTCAGAAAGGATTCGCCTCTCATTCAGTCTGGAACTCAAACAGTCTTTATGGGACCGGGAGATCGATTTCAGATCCAATTCCAAATTGAGTCCGAAGACAAAAAGATAGACATCACCGCTGTTTCCAAACACCTTCTTGATCTCAAAAATTCAGTGAAACGCCAGGAGCACGATCGCTTTCAACCACTGACAAACGAGCAAGTGAAATCGATTGCCCCAAAAGCTGCTGAACTTCTAGCAGTCGCCAAAGAAACACCCCTCGAAAAATTCGCGAAGGAAGTCAACGAGAACCTCGACACGCTGATGAGTCGACAAGATCGCATTGACGGACTCGCTGACGCAATGATCGGCAAACCGATTCCGAAGTTTACATTGAAAAACTTGAAGTCGGGTGAGATCCCATCCAGCTCGTTTGCAGGAAAAACAACTGTCCTCCACTTCTGGGATTACGCGAATCCGACACTCGAACAACCGTACGGACAGGTCGGCTATCTCGATTTTATTCACAATCGCTGGGCTGGGAAAAATGTTCAGGTGTACGGAGTTGCCATCAACTCCGAACTGAACGATCCCCAAACACAGGCAAAAGCGATCCGCAACATCAATCGACTTCAACAATTTATGCGGCTCAGCTACGAACTGACTTTTGATGGCGGGGCAGCTTTGAACTCATTCGGAAACCCCACCCGAGTTGGCGAATCGCTGCCACTTTGGGTTGTGATTTCTCCAGATGGGACTGTCAATCACTATCAAACCGGATTCTACGAAGTCGACAACCGCGTCGGACTGAAACCACTCGATGACGCGATTGAAGCTTCACAAAAATAG
- a CDS encoding rhodanese-like domain-containing protein — translation MTENPVIDVQTLFKREEMGDVEIIDVRTPMEFREVHAAKAQNVPLDALDPSSVMKGRNVSSDDPLYVICKSGSRGAKAQQKFIAAGFTNVVNVEGGTEAWVDAGLPVVRGKKGMSLERQVRVVAGFLVLVGALLGLFVHPYFVGISAFVGAGLMFAGITDTCGMGMMLARMPWNQCQGQEQSCSL, via the coding sequence ATGACAGAGAACCCCGTGATTGATGTGCAAACACTTTTCAAGCGTGAAGAAATGGGCGATGTAGAAATAATCGACGTTCGCACACCGATGGAGTTTCGCGAAGTACATGCAGCTAAGGCGCAGAATGTTCCTTTGGATGCTCTCGATCCGAGTTCTGTGATGAAGGGGCGAAACGTATCGTCGGACGACCCGCTTTATGTCATCTGTAAAAGCGGCTCTCGAGGTGCGAAGGCGCAGCAGAAGTTCATCGCTGCAGGTTTCACCAATGTTGTGAATGTTGAAGGAGGAACCGAGGCATGGGTGGATGCGGGTTTGCCGGTCGTTCGCGGTAAGAAGGGGATGTCGCTGGAGCGGCAAGTCAGGGTCGTTGCAGGATTTCTGGTGTTAGTCGGAGCGCTGCTCGGTCTCTTTGTGCATCCGTATTTCGTTGGAATATCAGCCTTCGTCGGGGCTGGATTGATGTTCGCTGGCATCACGGACACCTGCGGAATGGGAATGATGCTTGCGAGGATGCCCTGGAACCAGTGTCAAGGTCAGGAGCAATCCTGTTCGCTTTAG
- a CDS encoding ArsR/SmtB family transcription factor: MAMKSKKKSKPIGDAAAFVEAAECLKILAHPVRLRFVQMLLDGRFTVGELAEDSGVPDNVASEHLRLMQRCGFFTSEREGRRVYYQVAEPHLANIMKCVEDRFLKT; the protein is encoded by the coding sequence ATGGCGATGAAATCAAAGAAAAAATCCAAGCCAATAGGTGATGCAGCGGCGTTCGTTGAGGCTGCTGAGTGCTTGAAAATACTTGCACATCCGGTGCGACTAAGATTCGTGCAGATGTTGTTAGATGGTCGCTTCACCGTGGGTGAGTTGGCTGAAGATTCTGGAGTCCCAGACAATGTGGCCTCTGAGCATTTGCGACTCATGCAGCGATGTGGTTTTTTCACAAGTGAACGTGAAGGACGACGAGTTTATTACCAGGTCGCTGAACCACATTTAGCCAACATAATGAAATGTGTCGAAGATCGGTTTCTGAAGACTTAG
- a CDS encoding TVP38/TMEM64 family protein — protein MAVETNDVETNHAETAEASGSAKKIVLLLVVGAVIAVAYLQFGDVLTLQNLAKREAQLREFQIEHPVMVFGIAFVLYVVATGLSLPGAAVLTLSFGWYFGFTRGILLVSFASTAGATVAFLLSRYLFRDAIQNRFGERLENFNQSLEKEGPFFLFTLRLIPAVPFFVINAVMGLTPIKTRTFWWVSQIGMLAGTAVYVYAGSSVPDLQTLADKGVNAVFTPSQLSQILVAFILLGLFPLIVRGVMKLFVKKNKESLAV, from the coding sequence ATGGCAGTCGAAACGAACGATGTGGAAACGAACCATGCAGAAACAGCTGAAGCATCGGGGTCAGCAAAAAAAATTGTATTGCTGCTTGTCGTCGGAGCGGTGATTGCTGTCGCTTATCTTCAATTTGGTGATGTATTGACCCTCCAGAATCTTGCGAAGCGGGAGGCTCAATTACGTGAATTCCAGATTGAACACCCAGTCATGGTCTTTGGGATCGCATTTGTCTTGTATGTCGTAGCCACCGGGTTATCTCTCCCTGGCGCTGCGGTGTTGACTCTGAGCTTTGGTTGGTACTTTGGTTTTACTCGTGGGATTTTGTTGGTCAGTTTTGCCTCAACAGCCGGGGCAACGGTAGCGTTTTTGTTGAGTCGCTATCTTTTCCGAGATGCCATTCAAAATCGATTTGGTGAACGACTGGAAAATTTTAATCAATCGCTGGAGAAAGAAGGCCCGTTCTTTTTATTCACTCTGCGTCTCATCCCAGCGGTTCCGTTTTTCGTGATCAACGCAGTGATGGGACTGACTCCCATCAAAACGAGAACGTTCTGGTGGGTGAGTCAAATCGGTATGTTGGCAGGGACAGCTGTCTATGTTTACGCTGGCTCAAGCGTTCCCGATCTGCAAACACTCGCTGACAAAGGTGTCAACGCAGTCTTCACACCGAGCCAACTTAGTCAGATTTTGGTCGCCTTCATCTTGCTGGGACTCTTTCCTTTGATAGTGCGAGGAGTGATGAAGCTTTTCGTCAAAAAAAACAAAGAGAGCCTGGCTGTATGA
- a CDS encoding mercuric reductase: MIQLTPFDQHNQELAANVHPPDWSNPPPKENYHLVVVGAGTAGLVTAAGAAGLGARVALIERELMGGDCLNVGCVPSKGVIRAARVAATVRDSAAYGVKLPEGVSFDFGKAMERMRRLRAQISPADSASRFADLGVDVFFGQGSFAENQTVTVTRQDGTVSTLKYKKAVIASGARASAPPIPGLDSVSYLTNENLFSLTELPEKFGIIGSGPVGSEMAQAFARFGSEVFLFEEADHILSREDADAAAVVQAQFTKDGVNMIFNSQNMKISPTDDRKIRVAVTQNGTPYEQVVDQLLVAVGRAPNTDGLNLEAVNVKYDQSGVEVNDHLQTTNPKIYAAGDICSKFKFTHTADFQARIVIQNALFAVGPFGKKKASDLLVPWATYTSPEIAHVGMYEHDAKSAGVEFDTYTQAFEHVDRAILEGQDDGFVKVLTKKGTDRILGATIVAENAGDLISELSVAIKNGVGLSGIGSTIHPYPTQAEAIRKLGDLYNRTKLTSFSKTMLNILRRLNVGP; the protein is encoded by the coding sequence ATGATCCAGCTGACCCCGTTCGATCAACACAATCAGGAACTGGCCGCAAACGTCCATCCACCTGACTGGAGTAATCCGCCTCCGAAGGAAAACTATCATCTTGTTGTCGTCGGAGCGGGAACTGCCGGGCTGGTGACTGCTGCCGGAGCGGCTGGACTGGGGGCACGTGTGGCGTTGATTGAACGCGAACTCATGGGAGGTGATTGCTTGAACGTTGGCTGCGTCCCTTCCAAAGGTGTGATTCGAGCTGCAAGGGTCGCTGCGACTGTTCGCGATTCGGCAGCTTACGGAGTGAAGCTTCCCGAAGGAGTCTCATTTGACTTTGGTAAAGCGATGGAGCGAATGCGTCGACTCCGAGCCCAAATTAGTCCCGCTGATTCCGCGAGCCGCTTCGCTGATCTTGGAGTCGACGTCTTCTTCGGACAAGGATCATTCGCAGAGAACCAGACAGTTACCGTGACACGACAGGATGGAACTGTCAGCACGCTCAAATACAAGAAAGCAGTGATTGCCAGCGGAGCCCGCGCCTCCGCTCCGCCGATTCCGGGGTTGGATTCCGTCTCGTATCTGACGAATGAAAACTTGTTTTCACTCACAGAATTGCCTGAGAAATTCGGGATCATCGGGAGCGGACCAGTCGGCAGCGAAATGGCGCAGGCGTTCGCCCGATTTGGAAGCGAAGTTTTTCTGTTCGAAGAAGCTGACCACATTCTTTCACGTGAAGACGCCGATGCCGCAGCTGTCGTGCAAGCACAGTTTACCAAGGATGGCGTGAACATGATCTTCAACAGCCAGAACATGAAAATCTCTCCCACCGATGATAGGAAAATCCGAGTTGCGGTGACACAGAACGGTACGCCGTATGAGCAAGTTGTCGATCAATTGCTGGTCGCTGTCGGACGTGCTCCAAACACTGATGGACTGAATTTAGAGGCGGTCAATGTGAAGTACGACCAGAGCGGCGTCGAAGTGAACGATCATCTGCAAACGACCAATCCCAAGATCTATGCGGCGGGAGACATCTGTTCAAAATTCAAGTTTACACATACCGCCGACTTTCAGGCCCGCATCGTCATTCAGAATGCACTCTTTGCTGTCGGCCCGTTCGGAAAAAAGAAGGCAAGCGACCTCCTTGTTCCCTGGGCGACATATACGTCTCCAGAAATTGCCCATGTCGGGATGTATGAGCACGACGCCAAATCCGCTGGCGTTGAATTCGACACTTACACGCAAGCATTTGAACACGTCGATCGAGCCATTCTCGAAGGTCAGGATGACGGTTTCGTCAAAGTTCTTACGAAGAAAGGCACCGATCGAATCCTTGGAGCGACGATCGTTGCTGAAAACGCTGGAGACCTCATTTCAGAACTCTCTGTCGCGATCAAAAATGGTGTTGGTCTCTCAGGAATCGGCAGCACCATTCATCCGTACCCA